The following coding sequences are from one Rhinoraja longicauda isolate Sanriku21f chromosome 7, sRhiLon1.1, whole genome shotgun sequence window:
- the LOC144595336 gene encoding uncharacterized protein LOC144595336, which yields MEKRRTTVYGSASWSIHLQSGRSKLPQPEIKASMLGQSISCDRGSRRSCGLELPKSVPNQGMLNHDVKVQRLPRLELQGRSPTGTASSMMLSPTGSRGWIPKVDPQQVAASTSMSGRSTDGYDTANKLHLRRGLK from the exons ATGGAAAAACGTCGAACAACTG TTTACGGCTCTGCATCGTGG TCgatccatctgcagtcggggcgatcgaagctcccgcagccagagaTCAAAGCCTCCATGTTGGGGCAGTCGATCTCCTGCGATCGGGGCAGTCGacgctcctgtggcttggagctcccgaagtcagtccccAACCAAGGGATGTTaaaccacgatgttaaagtccaaagGCTTCCACGGTTGGaactccaaggtcgatccccgacagggaccgccagctccatgatgttaagtcccacAGGCTCCCGAGGTTGgattcccaaagtcgatccccagcaagtggCCGCCAGCACCTCGATGTCAGGCCGCAGTACGGACGGATACGATACGGCAaataaattgcatctccgtcgag GTCTAAAATGA
- the LOC144595333 gene encoding alpha-(1,3)-fucosyltransferase 4-like — protein sequence MMRRSLCRRLSLVASASILLTTYLTVREFLLFSHSYSSQEGSSKPTVTVLVWWNPFGKRTEIKDCGTLYNIHGCQLTTDRRHHVLSQAVIMHHRDLQSRLDQLPSGRRPIAQRWIWMNFESPTHSYHLERLNGIFNWTMTYRRDSDIFVPYGSLYPRKKTRQIVLPKKTKLVAWVISNWNEDHARVKYYNKLKNYVNIDVYGKFGLDLKNNNVVLTVLPYKFYLSFENSQHVDYITEKLWRNAFLSSAVPVVLGPSRTNYEQYLPADSFIHVNDFSSPGKLAEYLIYLDKNSESYKKYFEWKKGHNVHLTKFWDEQYCKVCETIQNAGSQHKTISNLETWFQ from the coding sequence ATGATGAGGAGAAGTTTGTGCCGACGGCTCTCTCTGGTTGCTTCCGCCAGTATCTTGCTAACCACGTACCTGACTGTGCGAGAGTTCCTCCTGTTCAGCCACTCCTACAGCTCGCAGGAAGGGAGCTCGAAGCCGACGGTCACTGTGCTCGTCTGGTGGAATCCGTTCGGCAAGAGAACCGAGATCAAGGACTGCGGCACTCTCTACAACATCCACGGCTGCCAATTGACAACAGACCGGCGGCACCATGTCCTCTCGCAGGCTGTAATCATGCACCACCGGGATTTGCAAAGTCGCTTGGATCAGCTTCCCTCGGGACGGAGACCCATAGCCCAGAGATGGATCTGGATGAATTTCGAGTCCCCCACTCACTCTTACCACCTTGAGCGGCTGAACGGTATCTTCAACTGGACCATGACTTACAGACGCGACTCTGACATCTTCGTTCCTTACGGATCCCTCTATCCCAGGAAGAAAACGCGACAGATAGTGCTGCCCAAGAAAACGAAACTGGTGGCTTGGGTCATCAGCAATTGGAATGAAGATCATGCACGGGTTAAATATTACAACAAGCTCAAGAACTACGTGAACATTGACGTATATGGGAAATTTGGCCTGGATCTTAAAAATAACAATGTTGTTCTGACAGTGTTGCCATATAAGTTTTATCTGTCTTTCGAAAATTCCCAACACGTGGATTACATAACCGAAAAACTTTGGAGAAATGCCTTTTTATCCAGCGCTGTGCCCGTGGTGTTGGGACCCAGCAGAACCAACTATGAGCAGTACCTGCCGGCGGATTCTTTTATACATGTAAATGACTTTTCGAGTCCAGGAAAACTGGCCGAGTATTTGATATATTTGGATAAGAATAGTGAAAGCTATAAAAAATATTTCGAGTGGAAAAAGGGCCACAATGTGCATCTGACAAAGTTTTGGGATGAGCAGTATTGCAAAGTATGCGAGACTATCCAGAATGCGGGGAGTCAACACAAGACTATCTCAAATCTGGAAACTTGGTTTCAGTGA
- the LOC144595335 gene encoding uncharacterized protein LOC144595335, with protein sequence MARDAEAEDAAAAAPGGDNACRRGRSSAGTAGASKKMFLYNGPVKKSRNLPTMQSRKLQDKKQMNSVDLDQVWNVRRNIPLGQLKTAKTSSTSTKYYSRYGEVRDNTIEMKQSSRSKDCQMNGKAYNCLNKQDEFDF encoded by the exons ATGGCACGCGACGCCGAGGCCGAGgacgcggcggcggcggcgccggGGGGGGATAATGCGTGCCGGCGGGGCAGGAGTTCTGCAGGGACGGCCGGTGCATCCA AAAAAATGTTTCTTTACAATGGTCCAGTGAAGAAATCTCGTAACTTACCCACGATGCAGAGCCGTAAACTGCAAGATAAGAAACAAATGAATT CTGTAGATCTGGATCAAGTATGGAATGTTCGAAGAAACATACCATTGGGGCAATTAAAAACTGCAAAAACATCATCAACTTCTACTAAATACTATTCTCGTTATGGTGAAGTAAGAG ataatactattgaAATGAAGCAGTCTTCAAGATCAAAAGACTGTCAGATGAATGGAAAGGCCTACAATTGtctgaacaaacaagatgagtttGACTTCTAA